The Chlorocebus sabaeus isolate Y175 chromosome 16, mChlSab1.0.hap1, whole genome shotgun sequence genome window below encodes:
- the CLUH gene encoding clustered mitochondria protein homolog isoform X1 — translation MAWARVCASCWRQLAEAVLFTPTGAGAEERTPLLGPAPASQSPTPSILRGPGTPNSGFSDPPSGFASSDPLSRGHREVGLSADSSSPWGPGAIGLSWPTAVLLADLERDARQGECALPGAATAGLAPLKPEASQSSSPGPTGCIRARVAAEAGMRHPGNAGADVESRLPCCHGHPETPEPRAGQLPTAPELPSVMLLNGDCPESLKKEEGAAEPPRENGLDEADPGDETTGQEVIVIQDTGFSVKILAPGIEPFSLQVSPQEMVQEIHQVLMDREDTCHRTCFSLHLDGNVLDHFSELRSVEGLQEGSVLRVVEEPYTVREARIHVRHVRDLLKSLDPSDAFNGVDCNSLSFLSVFTDGDLGDSGKRKKGLEMDPIDCTPPEYILPGSRERPLCPLQPQNRDWKPLQCLKVLTMSGWNPPPGNRKMHGDLMYLFVITAEDRQVSITASTRGFYLNQSTAYHFNPKPASPRFLSHSLVELLNQISPAFRKNFAVLQKKRVQRHPFERIATPFQVYSWTAPQAEHAMDCVRAEDAYTSRLGYEEHIPGQTRDWNEELQTTRELPRKNLPERLLRERAIFKVHSDFTAAATRGAMAVIDGNVMAINPSEETKMQMFIWNNIFFSLGFDVRDHYKDFGGDVAAYVAPTNDLNGVRTYNAVDVEGLYTLGTVVVDYRGYRVTAQSIIPGILERDQEQSVIYGSIDFGKTVVSHPRYLELLERTSRPLKILRHRVLNDRDEEVELCSSVECKGIIGNDGRHYILDLLRTFPPDLNFLPVPGEELPEECARAGFPRAHRHKLCCLRQELVDAFVEHRYLLFMKLAALQLMQQKTSQLETPSSLENGGPSSLESKSEDPPGPEAGSEEEGSSASGLAKVKELAETIAADDGTADPRSREVIRNACKAVGSISSTAFDIRFNPDIFSPGVRFPESCQDEVRDQKQLLKDAAAFLLSCQIPGLVKDCVEHAVLPMDGATLAEVMRQRGINMRYLGKVLELVLRSPARHQLDHVYKIGIGELITRSAKHIFKTYLQGVELSGLSAAISHFLNCFLSSYPNPVAHLPADELVSKKRNKRRKNRPPGAADNTAWAVVTPQELWKDICQEAKNYFGFHLECETVDQAVETYGLQKITLLREISLKTGIQVLLKEYSFDSRHKPAFTEEDVLNIFPVVKHVNPKASDAFHFFQSGQAKVQQGFLKEGCELINEALNLFNNVYGAMHVETCACLRLLARLHYIMGDYAEALSNQQKAVLMSERVMGIEHPNTIQEYMHLALYCFASSQLSTALSLLYRARYLMLLVFGEDHPEMALLDNNIGLVLHGVMEYDLSLRFLENALAVSTKYHGPKALKVALSHHLVARVYESKAEFRSALQHEKEGYTIYKTQLGEDHEKTKESSEYLKCLTQQAVALQRTMNEIYRNGSSANIPPLKFTAPSMASVLEQLNVINGILFIPLSQKDLENLKAEVARRHQLQEASRNKDRAEEPMATEPAPAGAPEDLGSQPPAAKDPSPSVQG, via the exons ATGGCCTGGGCCCGGGTCTGTGCCAGCTGTTGGCGGCAGCTGGCGGAAGCGGTCCTGTTCACCCCCACTGGGGCGGGAGCTGAGGAGAGGACCCCCTTACtgggccctgcccctgccagcCAGTCTCCTACGCCCTCAATCTTGAGGGGTCCAGGTACCCCAAATTCTGGGTTCTCTGATCCCCCTAGCGGCTTTGCCAGCAGCGACCCCCTCTCTAGGGGCCATAGGGAGGTGGGCCTGAGTGCTGATAGCAGCTCCCCCTGGGGTCCTGGGGCCATTGGGTTATCCTGGCCCACAGCCGTCCTTCTGGCCGACCTTGAGCGGGATGCCAGGCAGGGGGAGTGTGCCCTTCCTGGGGCTGCCACGGCAGGCCTGGCCCCACTGAAACCCGAAGCCAGCCAGAGCTCCAGCCCCGGGCCGACTGGCTGCATTAGGGCAAGGGTAGCGGCTGAGGCTGGAATGAGGCACCCGGGCAATGCTGGGGCTGATGTGGAGAGCCGGCTGCCTTGCTGCCACGGCCATCCTGAGACTCCAGAGCCGAGGGCAGGGCAGCTGCCAACTGCACCAG AGCTGCCATCAGTCATGCTCTTAAACGGGGACTGCCCAGAGAGcctgaagaaggaggaaggggcgGCCGAGCCACCCAGGGAAAATGGGCTTGATGAGGCTGACCCGGGAGACGAGACCACCGGCCAGGAAGTCATTGTCATTCAGGACACGGGCTTTTCTGTGAAGATCCTCGCCCCTGGGATCGAGCCCTTCTCCCTGCAG GTGTCCCCGCAGGAGATGGTGCAGGAGATCCACCAGGTGCTCATGGACCGTGAGGACACGTGTCACCGCACCTGCTTCTCGCTGCACCTGGATGGCAACGTGCTGGACCACTTCTCGGAGCTGCGCAGTGTTGAGGGGCTGCAGGAGGGCTCCGTGCTGCGCGTGGTGGAAG AGCCGTACACGGTGCGTGAGGCCCGCATCCACGTGCGCCACGTCCGAGACCTGCTCAAGAGCCTGGACCCATCCGATGCCTTCAACGGGGTTGACTGCAACTCCTTGTCCTTCCTGAGTGTCTTCACCGACGGCGACCTGGGAG ACAGCGGGAAGCGGAAGAAGGGCTTGGAGATGGATCCCATCGACTGTACACCGCCCGAGTACATCCTGCCAGGGAGCCGGGAGCGGCCACTGTGTCCCCTGCAGCCCCAAAACCGCGACTGGAAG CCCTTGCAGTGCCTGAAAGTGCTCACCATGAGCGGCTGGAACCCGCCCCCGGGGAACCGGAAGATGCACGGGGACCTCATGTACCTGTTTGTGATCACGGCCGAGGACCGGCAAGTCAGCATCACCGCGTCCACACGGGGCTTCTACCTGAACCA GTCCACGGCTTATCACTTCAACCCCAAGCCCGCCAGCCCCCGCTTCCTCAGCCATTCCCTGGTGGAGCTGCTCAACCAGATCAGCCCAGCTTTCAGGAAGAACTTCGCTGTGCTGCAGAAGAAAAG GGTCCAGCGCCACCCATTCGAGAGGATCGCCACCCCGTTCCAGGTGTACAGCTGGACAGCACCCCAGGCGGAGCATGCCATGGATTGCGTGCGCGCAGAGGATGCCTATACCTCGAGGCTGGGCTACGAGGAGCACATTCCTGGACAG ACCCGAGATTGGAACGAGGAGCTGCAGACGACGAGGGAGCTGCCTCGCAAGAACCTGCCTGAGCGGCTGCTCCGAGAAAGGGCCATATTCAAG GTGCACAGCGACTTCACCGCGGCAGCCACCCGGGGTGCCATGGCCGTCATTGACGGCAATGTAATGGCCATCAACCCCAGCGAGGAGACCAAGATGCAGATGTTCATCTGGAACAACATCTTCTTCAGCCTGGGCTTCGACGTCCGAGACCACTACAAGGACTTCGGGGGGGACGTGGCAGCCTACGTGGCGCCCACCAACGACCTGAACGGCGTCCGCACCTACAACGCGGTGGACGTGGAGGGGCTGTAcacgctgggcacggtggtggtgGATTACCGCGGCTACCGCGTCACGGCCCAGTCCATCATCCCCGGCATCCTGGAGCGGGACCAGGAGCAGAGCGTCATCTACGGCTCCATCGACTTCGGGAAGACCGTGGTGTCGCACCCGCGGTACCTGGAGCTGCTGGAGCGCACGAGTCGGCCCCTCAAGATCCTGCGGCACCGGGTGCTCAACGACCGCGACGAGGAGGTGGAGCTCTGCTCCTCGGTCGAGTGCAAGGGCATCATTGGCAACGACGGGCGCCACTATATCCTCGACCTGCTGCGCACCTTCCCCCCAGACCTCAACTTCCTGCCGGTGCCTGGCGAGGAGCTGCCTGAGGAATGCGCCCGCGCCGGCTTCCCGCGCGCGCACCGGCACAAGCTCTGCTGCCTGCGCCAGGAGCTGGTGGACGCCTTCGTGGAGCACAG GTACCTCCTCTTTATGAAGCTGGCTGCCCTGCAGCTGATGCAGCAGAAAACCAGCCAGCTGGAGACCCCCTCCTCCCTGGAAAATGGTGGTCCTTCCTCCTTGGAGTCCAAGTCTGAGGACCCTCCAGGACCGGAGGCGGGAAGTGAGGAGGAGGGTAGCAGCGCCAGCGGCCTGGCCAAGGTGAAGGAGCTGGCAGAGACCATCGCCGCAGACGACGGCACAG CAGACCCTCGGAGCCGGGAGGTGATCCGCAACGCGTGCAAGGCGGTCGGCTCCATCAGCAGCACTGCCTTCGACATTCGCTTCAATCCTGACATCTTCTCACCAG GGGTTCGCTTCCCTGAGTCCTGCCAGGATGAAGTTCGGGACCAGAAGCAGCTGCTGAAGGACGCGGCTGCCTTCCTGCTGTCCTGCCAGATCCCTGGCTTG GTAAAGGACTGCGTGGAGCACGCGGTGTTGCCGATGGACGGGGCGACGCTGGCTGAGGTGATGCGCCAGCGTGGCATCAACATGCGCTACCTGGGCAAGGTGCTGGAGCTGGTGCTGCGGAGCCCGGCCCGCCACCAGCTGGACCACGTCTAC AAAATCGGCATTGGAGAACTCATCACCCGCTCGGCCAAGCACATCTTCAAGACATACTTACAG GGAGTCGAGCTCTCCGGCCTCTCAGCCGCCATCAGCCACTTCCTGAACTGCTTCCTGAGCTCCTACCCTAACCCCGTGGCCCACCTGCCCGCCGACGAGCTGGTCTCCAAGAAGAGGAATAAGAGGAGGAAAAACCGGCCCCCCGGGGCTGCGGATAACACAGCCTGGGCTGTCGTGACCCCGCAGGAGCTCTGGAAGGACATCTGCCAGGAGGCCAAGAACTACTTTGGCTTCCACCTCGAGTG TGAGACTGTGGACCAGGCTGTGGAGACCTACGGCCTGCAGAAGATAACACTCCTGCGGGAGATCTCGCTGAAAACAGGGATCCAG GTCCTGCTGAAGGAGTACAGCTTCGACAGTCGCCACAAGCCCGCGTTCACCGAGGAGGACGTGCTCAACATCTTCCCCGTGGTCAAGCACGTCAACCCCAAGGCCTCGGATGCCTTCCATTTCTTCCAGAGCGGCCAGGCCAAAGTGCAGCAGG gcttcctgaaggagggCTGTGAGCTCATCAATGAGGCCCTGAACCTGTTTAACAACGTCTACGGAGCCATGCACGTGGAGACCTGTGCCTGCCTGCGCCTCCTCGCCCGCCTCCATTACATCATGGGCGACTACGCAGAG GCCCTGAGTAACCAGCAGAAGGCAGTGCTGATGAGCGAGCGGGTGATGGGAATTGAGCACCCCAACACCATCCAGGAATAT ATGCACCTGGCCCTGTACTGCTTCGCCAGCAGCCAGCTGTCCACGGCCCTGAGCCTGCTGTACCGCGCCCGCTACCTCATGCTGCTGGTGTTCGGGGAAGACCACCCCGAGATGGCGCTGCTGGAC AACAACATCGGGCTGGTGCTGCACGGGGTGATGGAGTACGACCTGTCGCTGCGCTTCCTGGAGAACGCGCTGGCCGTCAGCACCAAGTACCACGGGCCCAAGGCCCTCAAGGTGGCCCTCAG CCACCACCTTGTCGCGCGCGTCTACGAGAGCAAAGCTGAGTTCCGGTCGGCCCTGCAGCACGAGAAGGAGGGTTACACCATCTACAAGACGCAG CTGGGCGAGGACCATGAGAAGACCAAGGAGAGCTCCGAGTACCTCAAGTGCCTGACCCAGCAGGCCGTGGCCTTGCAGCGCACCATGAATGAGATCTACCGCAACGGCTCCAGCGCCAACATCCCGCCGCTCAAG TTCACAGCCCCCAGCATGGCCAGCGTCTTGGAGCAGCTGAACGTCATTAACGGCATCCTGTTCATTCCTCTCAG CCAAAAAGACCTGGAGAATCTGAAAGCCGAGGTGGCGCGGCGGCACCAGCTCCAGGAGGCCAGCAGAAACAAGGATAGGGCCGAGGAGCCCATGGCCACCGAGCCTGCGCCAGCGGGGGCCCCAGAGGACCTGGGCTCCCAGCCCCCGGCTGCCAAGGACCCTTCTCCGAGCGTGCAGGGATAG
- the CLUH gene encoding clustered mitochondria protein homolog isoform X5, translating to MLLNGDCPESLKKEEGAAEPPRENGLDEADPGDETTGQEVIVIQDTGFSVKILAPGIEPFSLQVSPQEMVQEIHQVLMDREDTCHRTCFSLHLDGNVLDHFSELRSVEGLQEGSVLRVVEEPYTVREARIHVRHVRDLLKSLDPSDAFNGVDCNSLSFLSVFTDGDLGDSGKRKKGLEMDPIDCTPPEYILPGSRERPLCPLQPQNRDWKPLQCLKVLTMSGWNPPPGNRKMHGDLMYLFVITAEDRQVSITASTRGFYLNQSTAYHFNPKPASPRFLSHSLVELLNQISPAFRKNFAVLQKKRVQRHPFERIATPFQVYSWTAPQAEHAMDCVRAEDAYTSRLGYEEHIPGQTRDWNEELQTTRELPRKNLPERLLRERAIFKVHSDFTAAATRGAMAVIDGNVMAINPSEETKMQMFIWNNIFFSLGFDVRDHYKDFGGDVAAYVAPTNDLNGVRTYNAVDVEGLYTLGTVVVDYRGYRVTAQSIIPGILERDQEQSVIYGSIDFGKTVVSHPRYLELLERTSRPLKILRHRVLNDRDEEVELCSSVECKGIIGNDGRHYILDLLRTFPPDLNFLPVPGEELPEECARAGFPRAHRHKLCCLRQELVDAFVEHRYLLFMKLAALQLMQQKTSQLETPSSLENGGPSSLESKSEDPPGPEAGSEEEGSSASGLAKVKELAETIAADDGTADPRSREVIRNACKAVGSISSTAFDIRFNPDIFSPGVRFPESCQDEVRDQKQLLKDAAAFLLSCQIPGLVKDCVEHAVLPMDGATLAEVMRQRGINMRYLGKVLELVLRSPARHQLDHVYKIGIGELITRSAKHIFKTYLQGVELSGLSAAISHFLNCFLSSYPNPVAHLPADELVSKKRNKRRKNRPPGAADNTAWAVVTPQELWKDICQEAKNYFGFHLECETVDQAVETYGLQKITLLREISLKTGIQVLLKEYSFDSRHKPAFTEEDVLNIFPVVKHVNPKASDAFHFFQSGQAKVQQGFLKEGCELINEALNLFNNVYGAMHVETCACLRLLARLHYIMGDYAEALSNQQKAVLMSERVMGIEHPNTIQEYMHLALYCFASSQLSTALSLLYRARYLMLLVFGEDHPEMALLDNNIGLVLHGVMEYDLSLRFLENALAVSTKYHGPKALKVALSHHLVARVYESKAEFRSALQHEKEGYTIYKTQLGEDHEKTKESSEYLKCLTQQAVALQRTMNEIYRNGSSANIPPLKFTAPSMASVLEQLNVINGILFIPLSQKDLENLKAEVARRHQLQEASRNKDRAEEPMATEPAPAGAPEDLGSQPPAAKDPSPSVQG from the exons ATGCTCTTAAACGGGGACTGCCCAGAGAGcctgaagaaggaggaaggggcgGCCGAGCCACCCAGGGAAAATGGGCTTGATGAGGCTGACCCGGGAGACGAGACCACCGGCCAGGAAGTCATTGTCATTCAGGACACGGGCTTTTCTGTGAAGATCCTCGCCCCTGGGATCGAGCCCTTCTCCCTGCAG GTGTCCCCGCAGGAGATGGTGCAGGAGATCCACCAGGTGCTCATGGACCGTGAGGACACGTGTCACCGCACCTGCTTCTCGCTGCACCTGGATGGCAACGTGCTGGACCACTTCTCGGAGCTGCGCAGTGTTGAGGGGCTGCAGGAGGGCTCCGTGCTGCGCGTGGTGGAAG AGCCGTACACGGTGCGTGAGGCCCGCATCCACGTGCGCCACGTCCGAGACCTGCTCAAGAGCCTGGACCCATCCGATGCCTTCAACGGGGTTGACTGCAACTCCTTGTCCTTCCTGAGTGTCTTCACCGACGGCGACCTGGGAG ACAGCGGGAAGCGGAAGAAGGGCTTGGAGATGGATCCCATCGACTGTACACCGCCCGAGTACATCCTGCCAGGGAGCCGGGAGCGGCCACTGTGTCCCCTGCAGCCCCAAAACCGCGACTGGAAG CCCTTGCAGTGCCTGAAAGTGCTCACCATGAGCGGCTGGAACCCGCCCCCGGGGAACCGGAAGATGCACGGGGACCTCATGTACCTGTTTGTGATCACGGCCGAGGACCGGCAAGTCAGCATCACCGCGTCCACACGGGGCTTCTACCTGAACCA GTCCACGGCTTATCACTTCAACCCCAAGCCCGCCAGCCCCCGCTTCCTCAGCCATTCCCTGGTGGAGCTGCTCAACCAGATCAGCCCAGCTTTCAGGAAGAACTTCGCTGTGCTGCAGAAGAAAAG GGTCCAGCGCCACCCATTCGAGAGGATCGCCACCCCGTTCCAGGTGTACAGCTGGACAGCACCCCAGGCGGAGCATGCCATGGATTGCGTGCGCGCAGAGGATGCCTATACCTCGAGGCTGGGCTACGAGGAGCACATTCCTGGACAG ACCCGAGATTGGAACGAGGAGCTGCAGACGACGAGGGAGCTGCCTCGCAAGAACCTGCCTGAGCGGCTGCTCCGAGAAAGGGCCATATTCAAG GTGCACAGCGACTTCACCGCGGCAGCCACCCGGGGTGCCATGGCCGTCATTGACGGCAATGTAATGGCCATCAACCCCAGCGAGGAGACCAAGATGCAGATGTTCATCTGGAACAACATCTTCTTCAGCCTGGGCTTCGACGTCCGAGACCACTACAAGGACTTCGGGGGGGACGTGGCAGCCTACGTGGCGCCCACCAACGACCTGAACGGCGTCCGCACCTACAACGCGGTGGACGTGGAGGGGCTGTAcacgctgggcacggtggtggtgGATTACCGCGGCTACCGCGTCACGGCCCAGTCCATCATCCCCGGCATCCTGGAGCGGGACCAGGAGCAGAGCGTCATCTACGGCTCCATCGACTTCGGGAAGACCGTGGTGTCGCACCCGCGGTACCTGGAGCTGCTGGAGCGCACGAGTCGGCCCCTCAAGATCCTGCGGCACCGGGTGCTCAACGACCGCGACGAGGAGGTGGAGCTCTGCTCCTCGGTCGAGTGCAAGGGCATCATTGGCAACGACGGGCGCCACTATATCCTCGACCTGCTGCGCACCTTCCCCCCAGACCTCAACTTCCTGCCGGTGCCTGGCGAGGAGCTGCCTGAGGAATGCGCCCGCGCCGGCTTCCCGCGCGCGCACCGGCACAAGCTCTGCTGCCTGCGCCAGGAGCTGGTGGACGCCTTCGTGGAGCACAG GTACCTCCTCTTTATGAAGCTGGCTGCCCTGCAGCTGATGCAGCAGAAAACCAGCCAGCTGGAGACCCCCTCCTCCCTGGAAAATGGTGGTCCTTCCTCCTTGGAGTCCAAGTCTGAGGACCCTCCAGGACCGGAGGCGGGAAGTGAGGAGGAGGGTAGCAGCGCCAGCGGCCTGGCCAAGGTGAAGGAGCTGGCAGAGACCATCGCCGCAGACGACGGCACAG CAGACCCTCGGAGCCGGGAGGTGATCCGCAACGCGTGCAAGGCGGTCGGCTCCATCAGCAGCACTGCCTTCGACATTCGCTTCAATCCTGACATCTTCTCACCAG GGGTTCGCTTCCCTGAGTCCTGCCAGGATGAAGTTCGGGACCAGAAGCAGCTGCTGAAGGACGCGGCTGCCTTCCTGCTGTCCTGCCAGATCCCTGGCTTG GTAAAGGACTGCGTGGAGCACGCGGTGTTGCCGATGGACGGGGCGACGCTGGCTGAGGTGATGCGCCAGCGTGGCATCAACATGCGCTACCTGGGCAAGGTGCTGGAGCTGGTGCTGCGGAGCCCGGCCCGCCACCAGCTGGACCACGTCTAC AAAATCGGCATTGGAGAACTCATCACCCGCTCGGCCAAGCACATCTTCAAGACATACTTACAG GGAGTCGAGCTCTCCGGCCTCTCAGCCGCCATCAGCCACTTCCTGAACTGCTTCCTGAGCTCCTACCCTAACCCCGTGGCCCACCTGCCCGCCGACGAGCTGGTCTCCAAGAAGAGGAATAAGAGGAGGAAAAACCGGCCCCCCGGGGCTGCGGATAACACAGCCTGGGCTGTCGTGACCCCGCAGGAGCTCTGGAAGGACATCTGCCAGGAGGCCAAGAACTACTTTGGCTTCCACCTCGAGTG TGAGACTGTGGACCAGGCTGTGGAGACCTACGGCCTGCAGAAGATAACACTCCTGCGGGAGATCTCGCTGAAAACAGGGATCCAG GTCCTGCTGAAGGAGTACAGCTTCGACAGTCGCCACAAGCCCGCGTTCACCGAGGAGGACGTGCTCAACATCTTCCCCGTGGTCAAGCACGTCAACCCCAAGGCCTCGGATGCCTTCCATTTCTTCCAGAGCGGCCAGGCCAAAGTGCAGCAGG gcttcctgaaggagggCTGTGAGCTCATCAATGAGGCCCTGAACCTGTTTAACAACGTCTACGGAGCCATGCACGTGGAGACCTGTGCCTGCCTGCGCCTCCTCGCCCGCCTCCATTACATCATGGGCGACTACGCAGAG GCCCTGAGTAACCAGCAGAAGGCAGTGCTGATGAGCGAGCGGGTGATGGGAATTGAGCACCCCAACACCATCCAGGAATAT ATGCACCTGGCCCTGTACTGCTTCGCCAGCAGCCAGCTGTCCACGGCCCTGAGCCTGCTGTACCGCGCCCGCTACCTCATGCTGCTGGTGTTCGGGGAAGACCACCCCGAGATGGCGCTGCTGGAC AACAACATCGGGCTGGTGCTGCACGGGGTGATGGAGTACGACCTGTCGCTGCGCTTCCTGGAGAACGCGCTGGCCGTCAGCACCAAGTACCACGGGCCCAAGGCCCTCAAGGTGGCCCTCAG CCACCACCTTGTCGCGCGCGTCTACGAGAGCAAAGCTGAGTTCCGGTCGGCCCTGCAGCACGAGAAGGAGGGTTACACCATCTACAAGACGCAG CTGGGCGAGGACCATGAGAAGACCAAGGAGAGCTCCGAGTACCTCAAGTGCCTGACCCAGCAGGCCGTGGCCTTGCAGCGCACCATGAATGAGATCTACCGCAACGGCTCCAGCGCCAACATCCCGCCGCTCAAG TTCACAGCCCCCAGCATGGCCAGCGTCTTGGAGCAGCTGAACGTCATTAACGGCATCCTGTTCATTCCTCTCAG CCAAAAAGACCTGGAGAATCTGAAAGCCGAGGTGGCGCGGCGGCACCAGCTCCAGGAGGCCAGCAGAAACAAGGATAGGGCCGAGGAGCCCATGGCCACCGAGCCTGCGCCAGCGGGGGCCCCAGAGGACCTGGGCTCCCAGCCCCCGGCTGCCAAGGACCCTTCTCCGAGCGTGCAGGGATAG